A stretch of DNA from Terriglobia bacterium:
CACTTCTGGGCTTCCATTCGGTACGTCGAACGAAATCCCGTACGCGCACGCATCGTCTCGAGGGCCGAGCATTACCCCTGGAGCAGCGCCGCTGCCCACTGCGGCCTGCGCAGCGACCCGTTGCTGTCTCCCTTGCCGTCACCACAGCCAGCCGAGACATCAGATTGGTCGGCGTGGCTCGCTGAAAGTGAGGATGAAAAGACGCTCGCCACGCTTCGGCGAAACACGCGCACCGGGCGTCCTGCAGGAGGGGAGAAGTTTGTCGCTGATCTCGAATCCCGCCTGGGCCGCATTCTGCGCGCGCACCCCATCGGCCGGCCAAGAAAAGGGAGTTCGCGGATCGCTTGAATCCCGGTCAAAAACGGGTGGCG
This window harbors:
- a CDS encoding transposase, with the protein product MTQRGNRRENVFFCDDNRQRYLHLLLEYATKYELLTLAYCLMTNHVHLVAIPLRAQSLALVFMPLDLRYAQYINWNLGISGRLWQGRFFSCPLDVPHFWASIRYVERNPVRARIVSRAEHYPWSSAAAHCGLRSDPLLSPLPSPQPAETSDWSAWLAESEDEKTLATLRRNTRTGRPAGGEKFVADLESRLGRILRAHPIGRPRKGSSRIA